The genomic stretch TTACTATGCTGTATGGAAGTCTCACACATCTCCGTTTAGTAACTCTGTCTCAGTCACTGTTCAGGGTAAGTAGGTGGTTTAAACAATGATACACTTCACTGTTATACTGTATTAATTATGCTCGTTctgaaaatgagaagaaaaaaaaatagaaaattagATGTATTTCCTAAACGTCTTCATTTGACATAATGATAGGATTTACTGTACTTTGTACAAACATAAATGCTGACATAGTTGAACATTTGATTAAAGGATTTTCCATACTGTTAGTATGTATGGATTACctgtaatgttttttaaatgcaACTTTCAAAGAGACACTATTCTCCTGATCTCACAGACCCACCTCCTCCCAGGCtgacagtcagttctacagtcatcagtgagagagactcagttcAGCTGAGCTGTGActctcctccatctgtctctgtgtctcagtgttaCTTCTACACAGAGGGGAGAGATCCTAAACCCTCACCCTGTACGAAGTCACTCACGGGGACTGAGCTGCTCTCGTCGGCAGGTCAAAGTTCATCTGCTGAGATCAAACTGAGATGTTTTTACACAGTAGAAACTCACTTTCCATCGATGCACAgtggttctgtctctctatctattctTGGTAAGAAATTAATATTCAGATTGTCTTGAATGATTCTGTTAAAATCACAATTTCACCCAATGTCATTTCAAAATAGTTGTTGTGAAGACAATAAATCCATATAATATTTGAAATGTATATGTCAAAAGTAGAGTTCTAAGATCCCTCAGGAAACAACCACAGAGACAGGCCAAAGTACAATCAAAGGTTCTTTATAAACTCATCtttacacagtaatacacagtatcACTACGGCCCTATTAGAAACGTATAAATAGGCTGGGATTTAGGGCTGTAGACTAACTAGAAGCAATGGGCCAAACTAACATAGAAGTTGATTCGCGATCGGTGGCCAATGTTCATTTGAGTCCTTCCGAGCAGGGTTTGTTCGTTCGGTTCTACCCGAGCAGGATTAGATTGGCTCAACCCGAGCAGGGATCGTTAGTCGATGGCTGGTCTGGTAGTCGATTGCTGGTTTGGTGTTCAACGGCAGGTCACCTTCTGTCCCTCGCTCCTCACCGGCCTGGCTGCGTGGTAAAGTTGGGTGTAGCGACTCAGCTGCGTCAGGCGTGTCCCCCGTGTCTGTAGTCGTGGGGGACAGAAAACATACAATTAGAGGATGTACTGGCCAACAATTGGGGACTGACTGTCACACTCACACGTTTGAAACAAGCACTTTCCTAGTAGTGCTGTAGAGCTTTGTGATTTGTGTCTTTCCTACAGCAGGGGACCAGAAGAGAGGTGCAGGGAGTCGgtcgaaaggtccctggttcagCTCCTTTTAACTCTAGTTCTGGGGCGTGCTTAGCAATTCgtttgaggagggaggaggtgattgAGAATTGGCATCAGCTGTCTCAATGTCCCTTTAGTCCATGCTAATCTGTGGAATCACAGCACACCACACAAAAATAGTCCATACCGATTCAATTTGATTTCACACGTAAGAATGTAAGGAATTAGGTgaaaggcagtcattgtaaacacACAGCACACATGATTAAATGGCACTCATAAATATAAATGATATCAAATAAGACATGCTGATATGTAATATAAAGAGAATGGCAGGCTCTAGTTTAGTAAGTCAGTGTCACTTGTGAcatataaactcagaaaaaaaagaaatgtccctttttcaggaccctgtctttcaaagataatacgtaaaaatccaaataacttgcagatcttcattgtaaagggtttaaacactgtttcccattcttgttcaatgaaccataaacaattaatgaacatgcacctgtgaaacgatcgttaagacactaacagcttatggttcattgaacaatgctcgttcattgaacaagcatgggaaacagtgtttaaaccctttacaatgaagatctgcaagttatttggatttttacgtattatctttgaaaaacagggtcctgaaaaaaggcAAAACAatattttgctgagtttatatgtcacAAGTgaagcaattaaggtcacagttaggacactaaagaaacttaagacactaaagagacctttctactgactatgtgtcacgccctggccatagagagggtttttattctctatttttgtTAGGCCacggtgtgactagggtgggcattctatgtctttttcaatgtttttgtatttctttgttttggcctggtatggctctcaatcggggacagctgtacatcgttgtcgctgattgggagccatacttaggtagccctttttcccacctgtcctTGTGGGTAGTTAACTTTGTTTGTGGCACTTTGCCCTGTAAGCTTCACGGTAGTTTTGTAATGTTAATTGGTTTTGCTGGCGTTATTTCAATAAAGAGGAAAATGTaggctcaccacgctgcaccttggtctacttcatccgacggtcgtgacagaactacccaccttcaacggaccaagcagcgtggtaaggaggagcagagggttcaggactcctggacttgggaagagatactggacggaaagggaccctggagacaggctggagaaTACCGCCGCCCGccagaggagatagaggcagcgaatgCAGAACGGCTTTTCTGGGAGGATCGGCTGGCAcggcaagaggaggagaggcagccccaagattgtTTTGGGGGGGAGGCACACGGGACGGTCGGCGGAGCCaaggatggaaccagagccagtcggggtgaagttggaggtgagcgaagggagcgaagcagagacagtgaaggagttgatggggagattggaggagagagctatgagagagctgctgtgttggtgcatgaggcacgacATTTGCCCCTACGGAGCATGTCCTcgaattgatgtcacctgagtcagctctccatactcatcctgaggtgcgtgctagccatctggtgaagactgtgccagccccacgcaccaggcctcctgtgtgcctccccagccctgcacgtcttgTGTTAGCtttgcgctccagacctccagtgcgcctccacaacCCGGTGAGTCCTGCGCCCTCTCCACGCACGGTTTCCCCAGTTCGCCTGGAGAACCCAGTGCGGCTTCAGCCAactcccgtgcttaccgtggcgaGCATttgactggtcaggcaccgtgctatggggtgatgcgcacggtgTCGAGGCCGAGCATCCACAGGCCAGTGTGCTCGGTGCCAGCGTCCCACATTTGCCgggggaagcgggcacccagccagtaggggtggtgccagtcctgcactcgtgaccgccagtgcgcctccacggcccagtgtatccggtgcctgctcccagagccaggcctcctgcatgtctctccagccgggtgagtcctgtgcctgctcccagagccaggcctcctgcatgtctctccagccgggtgagtcctgtgcctgctcctagagccaggcctcctgcaagtctccccagcctggtgagtcctgtgcctgctcccagagccaggcctcctgcatgtctccccagcctggtgcgtcctgcGCCAGAGCCGTCTGCCTgaccggagctgccagagccgtcCGCCTGTCCtgtgccgccagagccgcccgcctgtccgggcgcagccagagttgcccgcctgtccggcacaagttaggcaattaaggtcacagttatgaaaacgtaggacactaaagaggtctttctactCACTCTGAAAAACAGCAAAAGAAACATGCCCAGGgtgcctgctcatctgtgtgaacgtgccttaaacatgcagcaaggaggcatgaggactgcagatgtggccagggcaataaattgcaatgtccgtactgtgagacgcctaagccagcgctacagagagacaggacggacagctgatccgggatcggtacatccaaacatcacacctgcgggacaggtacaggatggcaacaacaactgccagggttacaccaggaacgcacaatccctccatcagtgctcaaactgtccgtaataggctgagagaggctggactgagggcttgtaggcctgttgtaaggcaggtcctcaccagacatcactggcaaaaatgtcgcctatgggcacaaacccaccgtcgctggaccagacaggactggcaaaaagtgctcttcactgacgagttgcggtttggTCTTAcctggggtgatggtcagattcgcgtttatcgtgaAGGGacgagcgttacaccgaggcctgtactctggagcgggatcgctttggaggtggagggtccgtcatggtctggggcggtgtgtcacagcatcatcggactgagcttgttgtcatttcaggcaatctcaatgctgtgcgttacagggaagacatcctcctccctcatgtggtacccttcctgcaggctcatcctgacatgaccctccagcatgacaatgccaccagccatactgatggttctgtgcatgatttcctgcaagacaggaatgtcagtgttctgccatggccagcgaatagcaaggatctcaatcccattgagcacgtctgggacctgttggatcggagggtgagggctagggccattccccccagaaatgtccgggaacttgcaggtgccttggtgtaaGACTGGGGTGACATCtcgcagcaagaactggcaaatctggtgcattcAATGagtaggagatgcactgcagtacttaatgcagctggtggccacaccagatactgactgttacttttgattttgaccccccctttgttcagggacacattattccatttctgttagtcacatgtctatggaagttgttcagtttatgtctcagttgttgaatcttgtcatgttcatacaaatatttacacattgcTGAAAAtatatgcagttgacagtgagaggacgtttcttttttgctgagtttacattacATTCAAATAGAGTGATGTAAAAAGGAGTCTCTGTTCTTTCCTAACAGATCCAAAACCAGACATTACAGTCCATTTTGATGGGTACTTCACCATCATCTGTTTGATTCCTGGATCCGTCAGTCCTGACACCACCTGTAACCTGTATGTTGGAGAGGAGAGTCAGCCATCCTTCACAGAAAAGATCTGGAAAGAAAAAAGCAAAGCTTCCAAACAGTGGTTCTGTAGATTCACTGTAACTGAGAGGGATGTTATCAGAACTCTACAGTATGTGAGACGTATGGAGGTGAGCTGTGACTACAGAGTGAGCTCAGGACCAAACTCTCTCTCCACGCAGTGATGGGTACAGCTTTACAGGTGAGTCATTATCTAAACAAATCTATCAGGGCTGCAGGTCTTCATGATCTGACTCACTTTGATTTTAGCATCTTCTTAGTATGACTATATTCATTCTGACCAACAAACTAAATACCACATTTCAATCAGAAATTCAGATTTCACGTCTGTGATCCAACAACTATACAGACACCTTCTATAGCAGGTTGGCTACACATTTGTGCTTTTATAGTGGCGCAGCTGTTATTTTTAAGCAAAGCAAGTTTCAGCAATAAGAATAGTTGTGTTAATGTGTAAATGAAGCTGTTCTGTTAGATAATTAAGCTGTTCTATAGATATGACACCAGCCTCAACACCAATGCCTGGGATCATCAGCACAAGTAATAGAATGTCTGTGTTCATCTAGTGGAGTGTTTAGATCGTATCTATGTGCTGTTATACTTCTGCTGTTAGATAACATGGTGACTTCATTCTAGGAAGCTGTCAACAACAATCAGCACCTTATCTGTCCTGAAAGACTTTATCACCTTATGAATTGGTCTTATCATCTCTATAATGAGGAGAAATATAATCTACCAGGGCTAGAAGCAATCTGTCCGTAGTGATTTTTATAGTCCTACTTTGCCCACTTTGAATAGACAAGTTATGAAGGTATTTCAAAAGGCCAACAACACCATGATGATCATTAATACGATCATGAATAAAATGCTAATTTCATTAATATGTGTTTTCTCAGTGGGTATGACTCCAGGTCCTAGATCTACTTTGCCTCCCAGCAAGACAGTGAGTCCTACAGAAGGTGTGTTGGGCCTCTAAATGACCATCTCTGCAAATAGTAATTACACAGTCAAGAGTTTAGATTACGGGCCTGTAAAATTAAGTGTCCCAAATGTGAATGTAAAACCTTATTCTTGTGTAATCATATTGCTTCCCACTAGTTTCAACTGTTACTTCTACCTTTACCCCAGAAACCACAGTGACACCAACTACCAGTAAGTAGATCCACCAATTTTAACTTTTTTGAAAATACAATATCTTTGTTCACATTCATTCACTAAAGCTCTGACCGGTTAACTAAAAGATGTATTCATAGCTGCTTGTAATTTCAGTCCAGATTTTTAACCACTTTTAGTCCATCTGATTTGTAGGTAATGTGTAGAGTACTTCTCTCTTTCTGCTTATTGAAAGACCTTAGATATTACATTAATTTACGTTTGTTCTTGTGTAATATGAGTAATCTCTTCTCACCAGGTTTGACCTCCCCTTAAACCCCTAGCACGACAGTGAATCCTTCATCAGGTCTCTTAGTCATCTTTATCTAGTTAGCatatagaataaaacaaataGAGTAGCTTATCTTCTCCATGTTGAGTTTTTTCCCATCACAAATTTGCCTCATTACAAAAAGAGGTTGATATTTGATTGATTAAAATCAACCCATTTAGATGTATTTTTGTATAATCAGATCCAATGATTTGCTTTGCATCAGGGTCGACTGTTTGCTGTACTTTGACCACTGACACCCCAGCGAGTCCAACTGAAAGTAAGTATAGCCAATAGATTTAATTTAGCTTGCTTAATGTTTGTGTCTACTAAAGCATAAACCAGTTTTGCAAATATAGCCAAATGTAAATTCAGTCAAGGCTTTAGGATTAATCAAACTAATTGGTCTCTTCTTAGAAATATTTGCATAACTCTGTAATTAAACTGTCCTTCTCTCTTGCATGTGCCCAGGAGGTCAAAGCTCAACAGAAAGTGATGTGGAATCAAACAGTAAAGAAAGCATTCTGTGTAAGTATCCTTTTCTAGCTGTCTTTTATCACACATATGAAAACAGAGCTGTGCACATTTTCTTAGAAGAACAATAATGTGGTCCAAGAGCTAATGACCTCTCCCGTTGTCATCATGTCACCAAATAGTGGGGCAATTATGGCAGGCAGCAGTGGCTTCTGGAGTGGGCGTGTTCCTGGTAGGATTGACAGCTGTCTGTCTCTGCAGGAGGACCAGTGAGTACATTAGATtctgcataacaaatcatttgcaAATGTACCGTGCTGACATTAATGTAAGTTCCTTTGGCATGGGTTAATTTATCAACTCATTTTGATCATATTGTATAGATTAGACTATATTCAATATAATTCATTTAGCCTCATTTGTTTTTCAGAGAAAACCAATTCTCAGAGGTAAGAATTCCCTTGTGAATATGATGCAGATTGTATCAACCTTTAGTTCTgtattgtccatgatgagatgttCTTACCACAACCTTCTTATACTTTTATGTTGTACAGACCTACATCCAGACAGGATGATCACAGACAATGTATGTTCCAAacaaaatacatcaaacatacaCAGGGATACGACTTACAGAACTATATACAGACATGTACAAACACTGTAAATCTAATTTTTACTGTGTTTCTGTTGTAGATGATTTGGTGTCTATGGGAGCGGTGAGCAGCGGAGTCATGGTGAGTATTCTACATTACAGTGGTATCTGTACACATATACCCCTctgacagaggaggctggtgggatgagttataggaggatgggctcagtgTAATGATTGGAATGGAATTAATAGGACGGAGGCAAACAAATCAAACACATTAAAACTAGgtgtttgactccattccattcattccatttcaacgattacaatgagcctgtcctcctacaaCTCCTCTCACCAGCATCCTCTGCCCTCTGACTGTCTGATCTGAGGATCAAGACCTTAATGTTTCATTAGTAGTGCTTCAACATACGAATGTTCAAAGTATCAAACCAACAGCTATATTTATTTACAGATTTATATGGTCATTTATATTTATTACCAAATAATAAATGATTTCTTAATACATGAATTCATGTTAAACCTTGTAAATGTGTTCCTAAGTAGGTACAGAGTTTAGTCGTATGACTATTTTTGATCAAATAACCTACATCTTGCATTGGATATGTGTAGACCTCAGAATGACACAAAACCCACAATGACTTCCTGTGATACAAAGGAGGGTGCAGTTCATGTCACGAGTTAGAGATTAGAATAGACAGACAGTTTGTTAGACTGGAGGATAAaaagtctctctcttctctctcttcttctccctcactctctaCTACAGGTGGATTCAGGAGATGCCAGAATCGATTCTCAGGTCACTTCTGTACTGTCCACGTTCATGCCCTCAGGTTTGTCCCTCAGATCTCGGGACCATCTGGAAGTGCACAGCTACTGTACATGCTTAAACGTTGGGCCTAACCTTATCAACCATATCAAAACACATATATGACACTTAAAACAGAAATTAATTTGTCAGAGCATCTGTGGAGCTTGAGAATAGAGCTGTAGATCTGCAGGGTGGTTTGAGTCATGAGGAGAAGTGTGAAATGACATCAAGCCCTGTTACTTGCACTTTTTCTATTTGGATGTTACCAACGCAATAGGGCAAACTCAACTAAGTAACACACATGCAATGTAGACATGTAAAATACACATGATcccccctcaaacacacacacactcatacatacatacatacacaaccTCTTACTCATggaattgtctctctctgtgatgtgCAGGTAACGTTGATGTGGATACACAGGCATTTGCAAATGAACATGTAAGTAATGCACAAATGTCCTATtcattgtattatattatattgttatattattattattatacatagCATTGTTTTCACAGTCAGACTGACTAGAGGATAaaagtatctctctttctctcactgtgaTTTGACTTTCAGTTTAAGATTGGTCTTACATCCTCATAAAATACCCCTTATGAATTACATTAACTGTACTGTAGATTCAAAGCCCTAAAGTGAATTtgtttctttcctctagtctgaCACTTACCATGTATACAGCTCAATCCCCGACAGACCAGCAACCTCAGCCCAGCCGGATGGGTTGTACAGTCTTCTGTAGACACACTGAAACTACACCACTGGCTCTCTGTAGCTATGTCTCACACAAATACATTCTTTCTCACATGATATCCTTTGTTTATCACACATCCAGTTACTGTAAATAAGTTGCTTAACAggtaatatatctactgtattacACATAGACAACTGGTTTCTGCTACATGTCTATCCATAATATCTGTTACTGTGTTCATATTTTTATTTTGGGGTTTTTGGAGGGGTCCGGGGCATACTCTCCTTTGAGCATTTTTCTTATTTCTTTTCCCTAGTAAATGCTGAAtctactgtatttatgtattttatgTTGACTGTTTGATACCTCCTTCCATATTCAAATTAATTGTTGGATACAATTAATTTCCTATTGGGcaaaacataatccaaaacacaaccaaaacaaactgcaaatgcatacaAACTCAACTTTGTTAAGTCACAAACTTGATGCATTTATCGGGTGCAAAGAATATAGGACAAAAATACATAatgtttgactactttaatacactataaatgaatttgtccaaataacttCTTGAATTGGGGGGACTATATACATAAAGTACTTTTATATCTAAATGGTAAAACATAcaataccttcagaaagtattcccaccccttgaccttttccaatttttgttatgttagagcctgaatttaaaatatatgaaatttagatatttttttttttgtcactggcctacacacaatagcgcataacgtcaaagtggaattatgtaaaaagaaaaaaaaaagtgtcaataagtattcaattcCTTTGTTATGGAAATCCAAAATAAGTCGAataatacgttgcatggactcactctgtttgcaataatagtgtttaacatgatttttaatgactacctcatctctgtaccccacacatacaattatctgtaaagtcggTCAGTCGTgaagtgaattttaaacacagattcaacaacaaaaaaacggagGTTGtctaatgcctcacaaagaaggaaaCTTATTGGTAAAaagaaagcagacattgaatatccctttgagcaagatgaagttattaattacacattggatggtgtattaatataCACAGTCACAACAAAGACACTGGCATCATCCCTAAattagttgccggagaggaaaaaAAAACccactcagagatttcaccatgaggccaaatcATTaggggactggggagtttttcaggatggaAAAGAAATGTaatggagctaaacacaggcaaagtcctagaggaaaacctggtcgagtctgctttccaccagacactgggaaatgaattcacctttcagcaggataataacctaaaacacaaggctaaatatacactggagttgcttaccaagaagacagtgaatgttcctgagtggcagagttacagttttgacttgaatctacttgaaaatctatggcaagacctgaaaatggttgtctagccatgaccaacaaccaattggacagagcttgaagaaattTGAAAAGAATgattggcaaatgttgcacaatccacgcgtggaaagctcttagagacgtaGAGacgcagaaagactcacagctgtaatcgctgccaaaggtccttctacaaagtattgactcagtggtgtaaatacttatctaaatgaaatatttctgtatttcattttttataaattagcaaaaattacaaaaaacatgttttcactttgtcataatggcatattgtgtgtagattggtgagattgtttatttatttaatacattttgaattcaggctgaatTAAATCTAAAATACTGATTTATGCAgccaaatatattttttgggcttcactgtccaaattcaTATGAAGGAGAGAGTATGACCAATAAATTACTCTGTTATTCAGATACCCTTACTTCTGCAACATTAGCTCACACTTGCTGTATGAGACTGTTGTTTACGTTTCTGCTCTCTGTGGTTTTGCTGTGAACAAGCTCCACATCTACGTCTCTATTCAAACAATCCTCTGACTCAGTCACACACCTTACTGtgaagtcagactaacagtatgtaGCTGTCTGACAAATGGCATTGTTCATCCCTGATATGGCTGGTCATCTGTTCTTGGTCGTCCTCCTTTTTGGTGAGTTATTTCTACATTTCTACAGTTTCATCAtctgtttgtgctacaggatattCCTCTTCTTCTATCCCCTCTTTTAGTCTTTTACTTTTTACTATTTTACTTTAGGAACTCTTGATAGATCTGAATCTCATGGCTATGATGAGTGTCTTGTATCTTATTCCTTTAATCATCttatttatttctctctatcATTATTTTACATTCTGTTCAGATAAGAATGACCATTGCTTGATCCCCATTAATACATTACAGTAGGTTATGCTACTTTACCAACTTGTGTGAAGTGTTCAGGTATCTCATGTAGA from Salmo salar unplaced genomic scaffold, Ssal_v3.1, whole genome shotgun sequence encodes the following:
- the LOC123732739 gene encoding uncharacterized protein isoform X2, whose protein sequence is MEGQVEFTLPSPCQQTLTGTLLVRWTGQSSPAEVKIQCQYSATGSQFRSMFSEPSTVTIQDLPQLTVSSTVIRETESVQLSCETPPSLPVSHCYFYIEGRKNLPDSLCTQTITGTQLLKRADQTFPVVVKVKCYYAVWKSHTSPFSNSVSVTVQDPPPPRLTVSSTVISERDSVQLSCDSPPSVSVSQCYFYTEGRDPKPSPCTKSLTGTELLSSAGQSSSAEIKLRCFYTVETHFPSMHSGSVSLSILDPKPDITVHFDGYFTIICLIPGSVSPDTTCNLYVGEESQPSFTEKIWKEKSKASKQWFCRFTVTERDVIRTLQYVRRMEVSCDYRVSSGPNSLSTQ
- the LOC123732739 gene encoding uncharacterized protein isoform X1; this translates as MTLFIPDMAGRLFLLILLFDTFQYIKAKDLPRPSLTVIPAVIKERDSVQLNCQTPSSVSECYFKMEGQVEFTLPSPCQQTLTGTLLVRWTGQSSPAEVKIQCQYSATGSQFRSMFSEPSTVTIQDLPQLTVSSTVIRETESVQLSCETPPSLPVSHCYFYIEGRKNLPDSLCTQTITGTQLLKRADQTFPVVVKVKCYYAVWKSHTSPFSNSVSVTVQDPPPPRLTVSSTVISERDSVQLSCDSPPSVSVSQCYFYTEGRDPKPSPCTKSLTGTELLSSAGQSSSAEIKLRCFYTVETHFPSMHSGSVSLSILDPKPDITVHFDGYFTIICLIPGSVSPDTTCNLYVGEESQPSFTEKIWKEKSKASKQWFCRFTVTERDVIRTLQYVRRMEVSCDYRVSSGPNSLSTQ